A region from the Halosolutus gelatinilyticus genome encodes:
- the htpX gene encoding zinc metalloprotease HtpX — protein sequence MNWQPDWGLRGRMFLTMFLLFALYIVFAGVITTYVGGGIFVFALLFGGMSLVQYYFSDTLTLKTMGAKTVTADEHPQLHASIERLSQQADLPKPKVAVMDSSVPNAFATGRNQRNASVAVTTGLLQTLDQDELDGVLAHELAHVKNRDMMVMTIASFLSTIAFMVVRWGAFFGGGRNRQGGGIVVAIVASLVVWIISYLLIRALSRYREFAADRGAAVITGKPSALASALMKISGEVDKVPDKDLREEAEMNAFFIIPLKSGIVGKLFSTHPSTERRVERLRQLEREMEGF from the coding sequence ATGAACTGGCAGCCTGACTGGGGGCTTCGTGGGCGGATGTTCCTGACGATGTTCCTGCTGTTCGCCCTGTACATCGTCTTCGCCGGCGTGATCACCACGTACGTCGGCGGCGGAATCTTCGTCTTCGCGCTGTTGTTCGGCGGGATGTCGCTGGTGCAGTACTACTTCAGCGACACGCTCACCCTCAAGACGATGGGGGCGAAGACGGTCACCGCCGACGAGCACCCCCAACTGCACGCCTCGATCGAACGGCTCTCCCAGCAGGCCGACCTGCCGAAGCCGAAGGTCGCGGTCATGGACTCCTCGGTGCCGAACGCGTTCGCGACCGGCCGAAACCAGCGCAACGCCTCCGTCGCCGTCACGACGGGCCTCCTGCAGACGCTCGATCAGGACGAACTCGACGGCGTCCTCGCGCACGAACTCGCGCACGTGAAGAACCGGGACATGATGGTGATGACGATCGCCTCGTTCCTGTCGACGATCGCGTTCATGGTCGTCCGCTGGGGCGCGTTCTTCGGCGGCGGTCGGAACCGGCAGGGCGGCGGCATCGTCGTCGCGATCGTCGCCTCGCTGGTCGTCTGGATTATCAGCTACCTGCTCATCCGGGCGCTCTCCCGGTACCGCGAGTTCGCCGCCGATCGAGGCGCGGCCGTCATCACCGGCAAACCGTCGGCGCTCGCCTCGGCGCTCATGAAGATCTCCGGCGAGGTCGACAAGGTCCCGGACAAGGACTTACGCGAGGAGGCCGAGATGAACGCCTTCTTTATCATCCCACTGAAGTCCGGGATCGTCGGCAAGCTCTTCTCGACGCACCCGTCGACCGAACGCCGCGTCGAACGACTGCGTCAGCTCGAGCGCGAGATGGAAGGCTTCTAA
- a CDS encoding metal-dependent hydrolase yields the protein MVEPIGHVAAALLFAVPAWFLWGRRPAVTFAALTQMTALLPDVDVHLQRYFAHPLLQHHGVTHTVPFVLIVGVIFGVGAAYWLTPVLNANRLIHSDSIAPSTTFVFTTASFWAGGLSHIFVDLLSAAPDAAIAPFWPLYRGDIVLQIVAYDSTPVNLGLIAAAIVLHAGLYRTERYPYETRWGVD from the coding sequence ATGGTCGAACCGATCGGTCACGTCGCGGCGGCACTGCTGTTCGCGGTCCCCGCGTGGTTCCTGTGGGGGCGCCGCCCCGCGGTCACGTTCGCCGCGCTAACGCAGATGACGGCGCTGCTCCCCGACGTCGATGTCCATCTCCAGCGGTATTTTGCGCATCCGCTGCTCCAGCACCACGGCGTGACCCACACGGTACCGTTCGTGCTGATCGTGGGCGTCATCTTCGGCGTCGGTGCCGCGTACTGGTTGACCCCCGTGTTGAACGCCAATCGGCTGATCCACAGCGACTCGATCGCGCCCTCGACGACGTTCGTGTTCACGACGGCATCGTTCTGGGCCGGAGGTCTTAGCCACATCTTCGTCGACCTGCTCTCCGCTGCACCGGACGCGGCGATCGCTCCCTTCTGGCCGCTGTACCGCGGTGACATCGTCCTTCAGATCGTCGCCTACGACTCGACGCCGGTGAACCTCGGACTGATCGCCGCCGCGATCGTGCTCCACGCCGGACTCTACCGGACGGAGCGGTATCCGTACGAGACGCGCTGGGGGGTCGATTGA
- the pspAB gene encoding PspA-associated protein PspAB: protein MGLLDGLRAVLGLRAEADATRDADPDDLFGMSTAYITMEADLGYESLDVGALCFSGVDSRSFRDTVDEVEAILEAGREETGTEFSVSADDHGYHWVVLEDDDPEDLITSLHFAADTFIERDYGSRLLAAVFAYGHGDGGGTADGGGTAYWIYSFRRGRFYPFAPRPGRERDSSAEFKLEAALDGELEIEREKEYWYPLWPSRSGTHPWE, encoded by the coding sequence ATGGGATTGCTGGACGGTCTCCGCGCCGTCCTCGGCTTACGCGCCGAGGCCGACGCCACGCGCGACGCCGACCCCGACGACCTCTTCGGAATGAGCACCGCCTACATCACGATGGAAGCCGATCTCGGCTACGAGTCGCTCGACGTCGGCGCCCTCTGTTTCTCCGGCGTGGACTCCCGAAGCTTTCGCGACACCGTCGACGAGGTCGAAGCCATCCTCGAGGCGGGCCGCGAGGAGACCGGCACCGAGTTCTCGGTCTCGGCGGACGACCACGGCTACCACTGGGTCGTCCTCGAGGACGACGATCCGGAGGACCTCATCACGAGCCTCCACTTCGCCGCGGACACGTTCATCGAACGCGACTACGGCTCGCGGCTGCTCGCGGCCGTCTTCGCGTACGGACACGGCGATGGCGGCGGAACCGCCGATGGGGGCGGGACGGCCTACTGGATCTACTCCTTCCGTCGCGGCCGGTTCTACCCCTTCGCACCCCGGCCCGGCCGCGAGCGCGACTCCAGCGCGGAGTTTAAACTCGAAGCGGCGCTCGACGGCGAACTCGAGATCGAACGCGAGAAGGAGTACTGGTACCCGTTATGGCCGAGTCGGAGCGGCACCCACCCCTGGGAGTAA
- a CDS encoding PQQ-binding-like beta-propeller repeat protein yields MTDWNQFKGDRANAGVRRDLDGPRRVEERWRVDLSGPIRSSPALDRDTVYVGTSVGNLFALDRETGHRRWVFETFAAIDAAPAVTDDSVYTGTADGTIRALDPSTGELRWETELPGDLTTSLSLADAGLDDERLFVGHANGTSGTGLSAIDADTGEILWCHETDGEIAGCPAIDDERVYVGTDAETVLAVAIDTGDLEWEVPADGSITDGPTLADGLAYAGDDAGTLLALDAETGQTWFTYGIDDVFTSSATVLPEEETTFVGAADGYLHVTDTTFGRRKVRGWLFSKNGIALDGSVRSSPVVAGDICIAGDETGSLFGIDAAEFDLLWHFAVEGAVRSTPAIAEERLYVGSDDERLYCLEWGPDEPIP; encoded by the coding sequence GTGACCGATTGGAACCAGTTCAAGGGCGACCGCGCGAACGCGGGCGTCCGACGCGACCTCGACGGACCGCGACGCGTCGAAGAACGCTGGCGGGTCGATCTCTCCGGACCGATCCGATCGTCACCGGCGCTCGATCGCGACACCGTCTACGTCGGGACGAGCGTCGGCAATCTCTTCGCGCTCGACCGGGAGACGGGGCACCGCCGATGGGTGTTCGAGACGTTCGCAGCGATCGACGCGGCGCCGGCGGTCACGGACGACTCGGTCTACACGGGGACGGCCGACGGCACGATCCGTGCGCTCGACCCCAGCACCGGCGAGTTGCGCTGGGAGACCGAGCTTCCGGGGGACCTCACGACCTCCCTGTCGCTGGCAGACGCAGGGCTGGACGACGAGCGGCTGTTCGTCGGCCACGCCAACGGGACGAGTGGGACGGGACTGTCGGCGATCGACGCCGACACCGGCGAGATTCTCTGGTGCCACGAAACGGACGGTGAGATCGCCGGCTGTCCGGCGATCGACGACGAGCGCGTCTACGTCGGGACGGACGCGGAGACGGTCCTCGCCGTCGCGATCGACACTGGCGACCTCGAGTGGGAGGTCCCCGCCGACGGCTCGATCACCGACGGACCGACCCTCGCCGACGGGCTGGCGTACGCCGGCGACGACGCCGGGACGCTGCTCGCGCTGGACGCCGAGACCGGCCAGACGTGGTTCACATACGGGATCGACGACGTGTTCACGTCGTCGGCGACGGTCTTGCCCGAGGAGGAAACCACCTTCGTCGGCGCCGCGGACGGCTACCTGCACGTGACCGACACCACGTTCGGCCGCCGCAAAGTCCGGGGCTGGCTCTTCTCGAAGAATGGGATCGCGCTCGACGGCTCGGTCCGATCGAGTCCCGTCGTCGCCGGCGATATCTGCATCGCGGGGGACGAAACCGGCTCGCTCTTCGGGATCGACGCCGCGGAATTCGACTTACTATGGCACTTCGCGGTCGAGGGCGCCGTCAGGAGCACGCCCGCGATCGCCGAGGAACGACTGTACGTCGGCAGCGACGATGAACGGCTCTACTGCCTCGAATGGGGTCCCGACGAGCCGATACCTTGA
- the radA gene encoding DNA repair and recombination protein RadA gives MPDADLETLPGVGPATADKLHDAGFDSFQSLAVASPSELSNTADVGESTAADIVRAARDAADIGGFETGSTVLERRNEIGKLSWHIDEVDDLLGGGIETQSITEVYGEFGSGKSQITHQMAVNVQLPKEVGGLHGSAIFMDSEDTFRPERIDDMVRGLPDAAIEAALQDREIEGAVDDEDALEALVEDVLEKIHVAKAFNSNHQMLLAEKAKELASEHEDSEYPVRLLCVDSLTAHFRAEYVGRGELANRQQKLNKHLHDLDKVGNLYNTAVIVTNQVASNPDSFFGDPTQPIGGNILGHKSTFRIYLRKSKGDKRIVRLVDAPNLADGEAVMRVENGGLKPE, from the coding sequence ATGCCAGACGCAGACCTCGAGACCCTCCCCGGTGTCGGCCCGGCAACGGCAGACAAACTCCACGACGCGGGCTTCGACTCGTTCCAGAGCCTCGCCGTCGCCTCGCCGTCCGAACTATCGAACACGGCGGACGTCGGCGAGTCCACGGCCGCGGACATCGTCCGCGCCGCCCGTGACGCCGCCGACATCGGCGGATTCGAGACCGGGTCGACCGTTCTCGAACGCCGAAACGAGATCGGCAAGCTGAGTTGGCACATCGACGAGGTTGACGATCTGCTCGGCGGCGGCATCGAGACCCAGTCGATCACCGAAGTCTACGGCGAGTTCGGCTCCGGCAAGTCGCAGATCACCCACCAGATGGCCGTCAACGTCCAGCTCCCGAAGGAGGTCGGCGGCCTCCACGGCAGCGCCATCTTCATGGACTCCGAGGACACTTTCCGCCCCGAGCGGATCGACGACATGGTCCGCGGCCTCCCGGACGCCGCTATCGAGGCCGCGCTCCAGGATCGCGAGATCGAGGGCGCGGTCGACGACGAGGATGCGCTCGAGGCGCTCGTCGAGGACGTCCTCGAGAAGATCCACGTCGCGAAGGCGTTCAACTCCAACCACCAGATGCTGCTCGCCGAGAAGGCGAAGGAACTCGCCAGCGAGCACGAGGACTCTGAGTATCCCGTTCGCCTGCTCTGCGTCGACTCGCTGACCGCTCACTTCCGCGCGGAGTACGTCGGCCGCGGTGAACTCGCCAATCGCCAGCAGAAGCTCAACAAGCACCTCCACGACCTGGACAAGGTCGGCAACCTCTACAACACCGCCGTTATCGTCACCAATCAGGTCGCCTCGAACCCCGACTCGTTCTTCGGCGACCCGACCCAGCCGATCGGCGGCAACATCCTCGGCCACAAATCGACGTTCCGGATCTACCTCCGCAAGTCGAAAGGCGACAAGCGGATCGTCCGCCTGGTCGACGCACCGAACCTCGCCGACGGCGAGGCAGTCATGCGGGTCGAAAACGGCGGTCTGAAACCGGAATAA
- a CDS encoding HalOD1 output domain-containing protein encodes MIVHPLTADAREPDSVTGTIVSAVSDAEDCDPLSLPPLWDVIDSEALDELFAPTRTGRHRAGSVRFDYAGYEVTVTVDADTTGNVSLEALSDRDRADENRYAKRDE; translated from the coding sequence ATGATTGTCCACCCGCTGACGGCAGACGCCCGCGAACCCGACTCGGTAACCGGAACGATCGTCAGCGCCGTGAGTGACGCCGAGGACTGCGACCCGCTCTCACTGCCGCCGCTGTGGGACGTGATCGACTCCGAAGCGCTCGACGAACTGTTCGCGCCGACCCGCACCGGGCGGCACCGAGCCGGGAGCGTTCGCTTCGACTACGCCGGGTACGAGGTCACGGTCACGGTCGACGCCGATACGACCGGGAACGTCTCGCTCGAGGCGCTCAGCGATCGTGATCGAGCGGACGAAAATCGATACGCGAAACGCGACGAGTAG
- the sufU gene encoding Fe-S cluster assembly sulfur transfer protein SufU, with protein MGLGSDMYRQQILDHYKNPRNYGELEDPTFTHVGENPMCGDEIRMDVRLDEDDETIERVAFSGDGCAISQASASMLSTKLAGKTVDELLEMDRDDVIDMLGVDISPMRVKCAVLAEKVAQDGAEIYQGELDVEKTTTED; from the coding sequence ATGGGACTGGGCTCGGATATGTACCGACAGCAGATCCTCGACCACTACAAGAACCCCCGGAACTACGGGGAACTCGAGGATCCGACGTTTACGCACGTCGGCGAGAACCCGATGTGCGGCGACGAGATCCGGATGGACGTCCGTCTCGACGAGGACGACGAGACGATCGAACGGGTCGCCTTCTCCGGCGACGGCTGTGCGATCAGCCAGGCGTCCGCGAGTATGCTCTCGACGAAACTGGCCGGCAAGACGGTCGACGAACTCCTCGAGATGGACCGCGACGACGTCATCGACATGCTCGGCGTCGACATCTCGCCGATGCGCGTCAAGTGTGCGGTCCTCGCCGAGAAGGTCGCCCAGGATGGCGCCGAGATCTACCAGGGCGAACTCGACGTCGAGAAGACGACGACCGAAGACTGA
- a CDS encoding HD domain-containing protein, translating into MLEDVRRRARTYFDDASPAHDWRHVQRVETIAEMLCDRHPEPVDDRVVTLAALLHDVGRSREDRGEIDDHAVWGAREASEILRRLGAGEGTIDAVRHCIRAHRFSNDVEPETIEAKLLSDADNLDALGAVGIARVFAYGAELGDPIHDPAIPLADDETTAGATQYNHVHKKILALPERMYTDVGRDLAADRAAFVREYVAQFDAEIAGET; encoded by the coding sequence ATGCTCGAGGACGTCCGCCGCCGCGCTCGAACGTACTTCGACGACGCGTCGCCGGCCCACGATTGGCGCCACGTTCAGCGGGTCGAAACGATCGCCGAGATGCTGTGCGATCGCCACCCGGAACCTGTCGACGACCGGGTCGTGACGCTGGCCGCCCTCCTGCACGACGTGGGCCGATCGCGGGAGGATCGCGGCGAGATCGACGACCACGCGGTCTGGGGTGCTCGGGAAGCGAGCGAGATCCTGCGGAGACTCGGCGCCGGTGAGGGGACGATCGACGCGGTCCGACACTGCATCCGCGCCCACCGGTTCTCGAACGACGTCGAACCGGAGACGATCGAGGCGAAGCTCCTCTCGGACGCGGACAACCTCGACGCCCTCGGCGCGGTGGGAATCGCCCGGGTGTTCGCCTACGGTGCCGAACTCGGCGACCCGATCCACGATCCCGCGATCCCGCTCGCCGACGACGAGACGACCGCTGGCGCGACGCAGTACAACCACGTCCACAAGAAGATCCTCGCGTTACCCGAGCGAATGTACACGGACGTCGGGCGGGACCTCGCGGCCGATCGGGCGGCGTTCGTCCGCGAGTACGTCGCGCAGTTCGACGCGGAGATCGCAGGGGAGACGTGA
- a CDS encoding metal-dependent hydrolase family protein — protein MRVIDADLLVTGRDEQPIDGGRVVLADDGTIDAVGTQEDVDAPAAADVASYPAVVPGFIDAHVHLQGMREMDPMTWVTESSELGAARATADLRRLLGAGFTTVRDVGSTTGLALRQAVREGTIPGPRIFTSGRTISQTAGHGDAHFLPYEWVADGGAALSTLADGADECRKEARKRIREGVDVLKIMTTGGVLSEKDAPDQSQFTDAEVRALVEEAHRVGIPVASHAQGAPGIKTALRNGVDTIEHGFYLDEECLELFDETGATFVPTLSIMHRLVEHGGDHGVPDYGLEKAREAREAHFDAVERAYEAGVPIATGTDFLGPELVPHGENALELELFVDGVGMDEHDALQSATRIAARTIPADDVGVLEPGNRGDLLGLGSDPIADIGAVRDVEAVYVDGGPARW, from the coding sequence ATGCGAGTCATCGACGCGGATCTGCTCGTCACCGGTCGGGACGAGCAGCCGATCGACGGCGGGCGAGTCGTGCTCGCCGACGACGGGACGATCGACGCCGTCGGGACGCAGGAGGACGTGGACGCGCCGGCGGCCGCCGACGTCGCGTCGTACCCCGCCGTCGTCCCGGGGTTCATCGACGCGCACGTGCACCTCCAGGGAATGCGCGAGATGGACCCGATGACGTGGGTCACGGAGTCGTCGGAACTGGGGGCCGCGCGAGCGACCGCGGATCTCCGGCGACTCCTCGGGGCGGGGTTCACGACGGTCCGGGACGTCGGTTCGACGACCGGCCTGGCCCTCCGGCAAGCGGTCCGGGAGGGAACGATTCCGGGGCCGCGGATCTTCACCAGCGGCCGCACTATCAGCCAGACCGCCGGTCACGGCGACGCCCACTTCCTCCCCTACGAGTGGGTCGCCGACGGCGGCGCCGCGCTGTCGACGCTGGCGGACGGCGCCGACGAGTGCCGGAAGGAGGCCCGCAAACGCATCCGCGAGGGCGTCGACGTGCTGAAGATCATGACCACCGGCGGGGTGCTCAGCGAGAAGGACGCCCCCGATCAGAGCCAGTTCACCGACGCCGAGGTGCGAGCGTTGGTCGAGGAGGCCCACCGCGTCGGCATCCCGGTGGCCTCCCACGCGCAGGGCGCACCCGGCATCAAGACGGCGCTTCGAAACGGCGTCGACACGATCGAGCACGGCTTCTACCTCGACGAAGAGTGTCTCGAACTCTTCGACGAGACGGGCGCCACCTTCGTCCCGACGCTGTCGATCATGCACCGACTCGTCGAGCACGGCGGCGACCACGGCGTCCCCGATTACGGACTCGAAAAGGCTCGGGAGGCCCGCGAAGCGCACTTCGACGCCGTCGAACGCGCGTACGAGGCCGGCGTTCCGATCGCCACCGGAACGGACTTCCTCGGCCCCGAACTGGTCCCGCACGGCGAGAACGCCCTCGAACTGGAGCTGTTCGTCGACGGGGTTGGAATGGACGAACACGACGCGCTTCAGTCCGCGACGCGGATCGCCGCCCGAACGATCCCCGCGGACGACGTCGGGGTTCTCGAACCGGGTAACCGCGGCGACCTGCTCGGACTCGGGAGCGACCCGATCGCGGACATCGGCGCAGTCCGCGACGTCGAGGCCGTGTACGTGGACGGCGGACCCGCTCGCTGGTAA